The genomic interval GTAAAATGTTTCTCTTTGCTCCTTTTATAGCACAGAGCTCCCCTTTTATAGCACAGAGCTCTCCTTTTATGGTACAGAACGTATGTCAAGCAACGCTAGCAAATATTAGATTGAAATATTCATAGTGGTAAAACCTCTCTTCAGGGAACCGTTATAATGAGACATATTCCTGTATAGAATATGGTACCAACACTGAAGTTCCCTTGAATTGTTGTGTGATGCACATGGCTTGATTAAACTGAATCTTGGCGCTTATTTGTTATGCAAGCTGGTTTATATTACCTCTGAGAATTGCGCTCATGGATATTCCTATCAAACACGAACGAGGCACCCAccaatttttgtaaaaattaaagacTCAAAGGGGTTTTGCGTTCTTAGTTAAGTGCAAAATGAACCTCGttgtaaaaaaatacaattagcCATTTAGGCTGTTAGAATAGCTCTGATGGTTATTACTTTGGACCTGAAATGATATAGTACTCTTCATTGAAGCTTTAACTattttgtgaaggaaaaaagTGTATAAAGGAAAATGCAAGTCCACAATAATAACGTATACTAAGTTAACCTTTAAACGAGATGAATATTCGTGACAATAATTAATCTGATAATTATGCGAGCTAAGAGATAAAGCAATTTAACAAGcatctttcattaaaaaagaatttatcaaagaaaattatgtctTTCAGTTTAATCTTAGTCGGAATAACTAATATTTGTAGCTCAATGGAAGAGCACTGGAGCGCGAAATCCGATGGTCTTAGATTGATTTTCTGAGCGGGACTtcgaaaagtttttctttgccaCACTCTGGTGAGACAGCCGATAAAGCAAACCAGATAGAGTATATTTTCTTGTTAGTTGGAGCACAATGCACGCCATTGTTAGttctttgttattatttatttaacaagCAGTACGTGTTTCCTCTATTTCCTTTTATATCATGGCATTTAGATTTCAGACCTATAACTGCCATAACTTATTTTATTCGAAATTGGTAGACCATAGGACCTCAAACCACTGCTTAGCGGTCGAAATAACATATATCTGTTTTCTTGTGTCGTAAGAACGTTTATCatagtttttgaaatattacGGTAAAATGTTTCTCTTTATCTCCTCTTACAGCATAGAACTCTCCTTTATGTAAGAGAACAAATGTCAAAAAACGCCAGCAAATGTTAGATTGAAAGATTCATTTTGGTAaacctttttcagtttcttgcAATGTTTTGCTACTTTACTTCAAACGGTGATACCAGGTCAGTCAAGTAATATCATGAGATATCAGGAGAGCAGACATTTCTTCTGATCGGTTACTTGCAAATTTGGGTCACCTAGATGGTCACAACACATGAAACACATGATACTtggaaaaactaaacaaatctTATGATCTAAAATCTTTGACTGTGGATGTATAAGATAAATATCCTAAACTTTTACTTTGACAGAGcgcgctctttcaaccaatgacagcgcgcgttatatccgaaatTTATTATCTATAGCTGAGGTTGGGTTcatgttacatttgaaagcgcTCCAACAACCTCTTGAGACTTCACCTGGGAATACTGGGATTCTATACAAAAGCGGGCTATTTTTTGACCACGGTTAAGCGTGTTACCCCACTTACCTGGAGTCCCCCACCTCCATAAaaagcagtttttaaaaaagctaaatGTATTATCGCTATTTTTCATTCCATCTCGTTATCCCACCGAAATGAACATTTTCATCCCGAACCCGCCTGGTTAAACCCAAGTTGGAACCCCCATGGGAAAAGTTGTTGAAAGTGTGAAATGGAAAACAGCCAACTTTTTTTTAGCTATCAACCCATTTTATTtctattgttgttattttacaaGACGGAAAGAAGCTGCTTGTTAGATTTACAGTCCATtgaaatcaatttcatccgAGGGCAACAactaaatttgttattttcttatttactatcattatttttatcctttttagCTATTTCTCGTTAGTTCGAGGCATAAAATCAGAAAATTTCGCTTCACTAGAACCTTGGAAATGATATTTCACAATGGTACATGCACGTTGTTAGGTCTTTTTCTATATAAAACACGTATCATATCGATAATGTTAAATAGAAgcataatatatttatttattttggtttaagTTCCTAAACCGATGATGGTCGGCGTCAAGGATGCGCTAAACTCAGTTATATCAGCTCGATTTTAGATGCATCTCTTACATAAAAGATATAGAAATGACTGAATGTTGTCAACTGCGAAGGATGCATCAGTAAATGTTGACAGGTCTTTCATAatgcaataaaatttattgacaAGCAACCCATCGACTAAACTCTTTCTAGAGCGATACGAGGTCTCTCTTAGTAAAGTAGTTTTCCTATCACAATTTCTACTTCCCTTTGATTTATCACCTAATTCTTCACGTTCCAGCCATAGGCTAACCTAAACAATCTTTCTAATAACAATAATTCCAGAGCCTATTCCAGATTAGCGATATGCAAACAAACTCTTAATTCAAATATCAAATTACAAGGAGTACTGATGAATCAGTGTTCATTAAGTTACAGGTTCTCCGCCATTGTTACTTCGCTCCTGCGTCTTGTTGAGTCTAGTCTCTTTGACGAGATCATCCGAATTCCTGAGACCACGTTCTCAGAGCTGGGCACTCTATCGCAAGTTATAGATGTCAGTTCAAATGTTTCGCGACGAACACTTAGCCTCTTTCCAGTTTTCCTAACGTTCGTACGTAAGATAGACTTGGTGAGAACTCTTTTAAGATTGCGTCGATAATTTTCCACGAAGCCAAAATATACAAACGGATTGATAGCGGCGTTGGCGATCACAAGGAACTCGGCAGTGAATGCAAAAGCAGGAGGAGTGCACCACGCATTTTGAGATTTCCTGAAAAATGTTACAAGAAGCAGATTGATATTGAGAGGAGCCCAACAAATGGCAAATATCACAACAATTGTCACAGCCATTTTCAGTACATTTCTGTTCATTTTGTCGCGTATAATTCCTCCACGAACTGCGTCTCGCAAGTGGTTCCTTTGCCTGATCAGAATCGACACTATAACTGTGTATATGCCAGCTAAAAGACTAAACGGAATTAAAATCACCGAAATACAAAGAAAGGTGATGTAGAATTGCCCAGTCGAGGGCTCTTCAAAAGCAGGCTCCCAGGTTGCAATGCAGTACACTTCAGAGTTAAATTCAAATAGTTTGAAGATGTAGAAGTATGGAGCATGGATGGCTGCGCTAACCACCCAAGA from Pocillopora verrucosa isolate sample1 chromosome 14, ASM3666991v2, whole genome shotgun sequence carries:
- the LOC131797176 gene encoding QRFP-like peptide receptor, with translation MFDNYSTSNQTGDDMGNDGCTQHVTTKAENVGKLSAYVIVFAISLFGNILILNVICKSKNMHRNTNLLILNMAISDLVIPVFVIPRRVIQIALELPSAKWILSGVTGEITCKLQTFMQDFSGLVSTLTLVLISLERLVAVAFPLRAKMVTYRLRVNMIILSWVVSAAIHAPYFYIFKLFEFNSEVYCIATWEPAFEEPSTGQFYITFLCISVILIPFSLLAGIYTVIVSILIRQRNHLRDAVRGGIIRDKMNRNVLKMAVTIVVIFAICWAPLNINLLLVTFFRKSQNAWCTPPAFAFTAEFLVIANAAINPFVYFGFVENYRRNLKRVLTKSILRTNVRKTGKRLSVRRETFELTSITCDRVPSSENVVSGIRMISSKRLDSTRRRSEVTMAENL